A stretch of DNA from Methylomicrobium lacus LW14:
TGTCGCGAGCCTTTATGCGAAAGGCCTGGACACGATCCTGAAAAAGATCGGCGAGGAAGCCACCGAAACGGTGATTGCGGCGAAAGGCGGCGATAAACAGCAAATCATCTATGAAATGGCCGATTTATGGTTTCATTGCATGGTGCTGTTGGCGCAGCAAGAACTCGGCCCCGACGATGTATTGAAGGAATTGCAGCG
This window harbors:
- a CDS encoding phosphoribosyl-ATP diphosphatase; protein product: MSDVLQQLADVLEQRKQQTADTSYVASLYAKGLDTILKKIGEEATETVIAAKGGDKQQIIYEMADLWFHCMVLLAQQELGPDDVLKELQRRFGLSGIEEKAQRQK